Genomic window (Vanessa tameamea isolate UH-Manoa-2023 chromosome 3, ilVanTame1 primary haplotype, whole genome shotgun sequence):
ATCATTACAGACCCTCGACCTCCCCCCCCCTACATCTCAGCCGAAAACTATTCATGAGTAATATGAACACTTGCTCTTATCAAATTTaaactatactttattcaagtaggcttttacaggcttttttttaaaaaactatattaagtgaagctactattgatgtatatgattaataactaaattgaatataatacttACAAAAGGATCATATAAGGCATAATAATGTTTGCCAAGTCTCGTCGTTACGATCACTTGTAAAGACTCAATCATTTGACATCGTCCTGACaatatgaaatatacaaaatttgcaACGCCCACACCGTCCCCGAGGAGTGTTTCATTCGGTTCATATGATTTCATCTTTGCAACAATACAACCTTCACGACGTGCTAcctaatacaattaatttaaatgtaatgatattttttttatttaataaataaggtttaatatttaaaaaaaaaataaaaacctcgTCCAATGCATCAAAATACGTAAAAGCTGACATAGCACGCCTGACTTCGTCCCATTGCTTCTGTATGGACGCTTGCAGAACATTCTTAAAGTCTTCCTTCATGAGAACCAACACCTCACAATGATCTAATTGTCGGaacagatttataataaatacaaaacttaatACACCGTGGACTAAGGACAAACAAAGCTCTTAACATTTTACGAGCTCCCGTTACTATGATACGATGGCGTTTGATCGACACAAAATCACTGATTACAAATTGTACCTTTGTTTATTGCAAatgcttaaatttaattgtagtttTCATTTTACGATGAAGATAAAACAGCGACCTTGTTACGTATAACTCCGGATAGGTTtgtgtgattttattaaaatcaatcaagTATTTTGTATATGATTCATGAAAAAAAGTTAATCTACCGAGTTAAACGCCGGTACAAAAATAGTTGTAATAGTCcactaagtattttatttagttttttattcaaatattattaaaatttaatcttacaGTAATGATGCAttattaccgtctttaccataggacacatggggcacgtgcccagggccccatcctgagagggccccgaagaaccaacaaattaccaaattaaaccaaaatatatctagcaaaagggccccaaattcatgggtgcccaagggccccagtaTAGCGTGAGACGGCTCTGGAtgcattatataatttgtaatagattAATTCTAACTAACCCTTTGTAATAGTgaaacaacaataacaattttaatataaatacaaaatatatcataataagtaTGTTTCTGCTATTCAACGAAAGGATAAAAGAAAAGGATCATATCTAATCACTGAGTATTCAAGTCAACGAGTGAATGTTGTTAATGCGTTCTTAATACATCTAACCATTTATAAGTCTGTTAACGTCTAACCATTTGTTATGCATGTGGCGGTTCTCGGAATGTTGTGTAGCAATGAAACTTCACCGAACATATCACCGGGGTGCATCACCCCCACATCCACTGACACATATTGCTTTAGCAGTTCATCATAAACGAGCTGACTCACAGTCACGTcaccatttataataaaatatagagcaTGAGCCTCGTGATGCTGGCGAACTATAGTACGTCCTGGACCATAGTACTTGAAATATGTTACGGCGGCTAGTTTCTTTTTGACATGCTGATAAAATTGTAAGGAAATGcgtttgattgttttttattacgattttgatattattacgatattgatattattattaaacttacattGGGATATCGCTTAAAACATTTAAGTCCGCCAATAATacgaaatatgtattttttctctTGGTCTGTTCTTTCTTCTGCCGGTTTATTCAATAGTGCTTTATCCTAAAACGACgaaatctaaatatatgtatgcatcCTAATCGAAAAAagtgcattttaaatataacgaatACATTTCAATCGTTTCGTACCTTTAAactattctattataaaattatttaataatagctttatttattttctaaaaaaatagcCGACCGTGACCCTCGCTGTCCAACACGGATTaaatcgagatggcccagtggtttgaacaTGCATACttaccgatgattgtgggttcaaaccaggCAAACATcgctgaattttaatgtgtttaatgctcagtgaacgaaaacatcgttaCATTcctgtgtctaatttaaatgaaattgtatccaccaacatgggttggagcagcgtggagtaATAAGCTCGAATCAGTGGGTCATTTATAGACTGTTGTCTATACTATAATCGCgcgtaaatatattaaataaattattaattaaatatattacctaataaatacttttaaagtttgttttaaattgtcgTTCAGTAAATGAAAATCTAAAAATTAATCGTATGTTTTGTTGTTACAAAGGGTTATTCTTATAATCAACGAGTATTTTACTAACGTTTATACTCAGTAATTGCTTTTTCTTAGTCTTTCCTCGAACTGCCTGTTCAACTCTCCGTCTCACATCATCTAAACCTTCATAATGATCTACCCCTTCAATCAACCAATACGCATTAGCCATTACTAAACGACCTAGTGCTCGGAACAAACATTTTGCACgaaattttcttttcatttgcTCTTCAGGATcctgatacaaaaaaaataattaaatacaaacatttaataataaaactttttaactttatattatttttcggaTCAAATATACattcgatattataattttaccaaTTCTTTCTTCGCACCGCCTCGCGTAGccatgattatttattaatatccgTTACACAACACGTTATCAAATATGCCTTTCTAAGACAAGATTATGCGAAAAtctaaatcatataaaaacaatataactttaatatagaaaaaaaatactaaataaaatagtttctgTTTAAATAGTGGTCAATACTAAATTTCAGTGACttcttttctttttacttttttattctaattcaAAAGACAGTGCAGATAGTacataaaacacataaaataacaatgaatcctatttttaaatagttagtgttaattttgtataaaaagacttaaaagaataaagttttttatattatatttaaaattggcgCGTGATGacattgttactttttatttcattttatgtacTGCCATTGATTCTTAacattttgcaaatattttca
Coding sequences:
- the LOC113397254 gene encoding uncharacterized protein LOC113397254 translates to MKRKFRAKCLFRALGRLVMANAYWLIEGVDHYEGLDDVRRRVEQAVRGKTKKKQLLSINDKALLNKPAEERTDQEKKYIFRIIGGLKCFKRYPNHVKKKLAAVTYFKYYGPGRTIVRQHHEAHALYFIINGDVTVSQLVYDELLKQYVSVDVGVMHPGDMFGEVSLLHNIPRTATCITNDHCEVLVLMKEDFKNVLQASIQKQWDEVRRAMSAFTYFDALDEVARREGCIVAKMKSYEPNETLLGDGVGVANFVYFILSGRCQMIESLQVIVTTRLGKHYYALYDPFVPKPESEQDFDTKYFGAYKNLNKGEAESDTMADGKERSQSAEAKRDSGKSITLASTLKRENSSSAMKLPTIKAKSEREPERYSRGSVDFEIPEPSTSQELLRPSFHKEQRESVRLSIVPEVIGLQAGKPVPLQNLKTYFMQVCQLNPGSSFGFGENMRDRRIVALTPVSCMLLPKIWLLQRNTANIWSRIQHYLEKKIPTKKQLFKEFVSARRWQEFRDQLVEDVISRSNAVNWTSVHDVPYSIRMEEMLDI